The Chelonia mydas isolate rCheMyd1 chromosome 1, rCheMyd1.pri.v2, whole genome shotgun sequence nucleotide sequence aggtGTTGTTTTAGGAAGTGACTAAAACAGATAAATTACATTTCTCACTTTAAATTggcatttttatttctaattattttaGAATAGTTTTAGAGCCCTATCCATAGTATAATGTGAATGTGGTGAGGCGAACCTTACTTTTCTAAAACAAACAGTGGAGATTCTGCATAGTAGACATTTGCTTGTCACCAGTTACAATCTGGTCAAATATTATTCTGTATCTTTAAATTTGTTTATCGAATTACCACATTTTCAGATTTCTGCTCAGGAGCTGTTTGTGGCCTAGTTCTCACTGATTAAAATCAAGATAATCCAAAGCAACTTCTGGCTACTGTTATCAAACAGAAAGAGAAGTTGCAATTTCTCACATTTGGTTGTGCCTGTATCGTAGGATAGTGATAATTCAGCCATTgttttttgaatttattttactCTGCCAAGAGTCTTTGAATTAATTTAGAGGTTCTGTTACTTCTTGAGAAAAATGACTgaccaaacaaacacaaaactaaATCACATTGAATTACTGCCACAGAAAAGATTAAAGTTCTCtcaagcattttttttctcttgaaaagGGTGGCATATATAACATGAAGACAAAATATAACACAGATACAATAGAGATAAAAGTAGATAACTTGAAAAATTAATTATTCAGTTTATAAAAGCTAGTTTTGCATAGTAgtaaatttaaacagaaaattggACTTTTGtttcttattattaattattattattgctataaAATTGTTTCTGGCTTGCTATAAATCTTAATGAATGCTGATATAAaagcacagatttttcttttatttcagacTAAAACAATGCATAAATTTCATTAGTTTTCAGTTTTGCTAATGTATTTAATGAATagaagttatttattttaattgtattttattagGAACAATTAATTCAGAGAGCTCAAAATGAGGTTTCTGTTCTATTTGAACACCTAGACCGATACAGTGAGACAATTACTTCCATATACATGTCTGGAGAATAAACGTCCTTCTACAAGTCTTTAATCAGATCCCTGTGGCATTGCATGGGGGACTATTTCAGCAGAATTTAGTATTTTTAGGAGATAAAGGATTTGGATAAGGGAGACAGTTCTTAATCCATACTCCCAGTTCAGGAATGAGATTGTGTTACTTCCTTCTTTTCAAAACCAATTTATATTGACAACATACATTCAAATAACTGGCTTTATATCCTGAGTTGGAGAAAACCCTCTAAAGAACAATATTTCATTGTAGTTGTGGTTTTATTGCCAACGGTAAAGTTTTAATTTAAAGCGAAAAACAAAAGTTTCCCTCTTCAGAGGTCTCTCCAGCTCTAAGTATCAGGGTTTATTGGCTCTTCTTTACCTCATCTTTATTCTCTCCTACAAGAAACTCTACTGAATGAAAATACCCTCTTTCACCTTCACGCAGCTAAGAAATGAGGTAATTTAGTGATACATATTTTgcaaaaaatacacttttttaacTCCGAAGAAACACaaacagagaggagaaaagagcccTTTTGGGCTTGCAGCTGGGCGGGCTCTTTAACGTACCAATCACAGATCAGCTCTTCTCTATAAATTCAGGCATCTGACCAAGTCTCTCCAGCCCAATTacttttgatttgctgaaaacgGTTGTCAGCATGTCGGAAACTGCGCCTGTTGCAGCTCCTGCTGTCTCCGCTCCTGGGGCAAAAACCTCTACTAAAAAACCGAAAAAGGCGGCAGGAGGCTCTAAAGCCCGCAAGCCTCCAGGTCCCAGCGTGACCGAGCTGATCACCAAGGCGGTGTCCGCTTCCAAGGAGCGTAAAGGGCTCTCTTTAGCTGCTCTTAAGAAGCTTCTGGCCGCCGGAGGGTACGATGTGGAGAAGAACAACAGCCGCATCAAGGTAGGATTAAAGAGCCTGGTGAGCAAAGGCGTTTTGGTGCAGACAAAAGGTACCGGTGCTTCTGGTTCTTTTAAACTCAACAAGAAGCCTGGTGAGATTAAGGAGAAGGCGCCGAAGAAAAAGCCAGCGGCAAAGCCTAAGAAGGCAGCTGCCAAGAAGCCCGCCAGCGCCGCCAAGAAGCCCAAAAAGGCTGCAGTGGCGAAAAAGAGCCCGAAAAAAGTCAAGAAACCAGCGGGTTCTGCAGTGAAGAAAGCAGCCAAGAGCCCGAAAAAAGTGAAAGCCGCCAAGTCCAAGAAGGCACCTAAGAGCCCGGCTAAGGCGGTGAAACCAAAAGCTGCCAAGCCCAAGCCAACAAAGGCCAAAACAGCGAAGGCGAAGAGGGCAGCACCCAAAAAGTAAAGTGTAAATTTGAAGAGAATTTCTGACCCAACGGCTCTTTTAAGAGCCACCCACAAGTTtcaaaaaaagagcaaaaattgCTATACTCGATAACATTGTGTGTGATTTGAAGGTATCCAGAGTACTCGCTTTGTTATAGAAGTTGGGTATAGTGAGTATGTACAAAGGGAAAGAATGCTCGTTCTTTCCGGTTTACTATTAGGATCATTTCCTGggcagttttaaataaaaatatagggaGTGAAGAAGGTTGTAGCGCCGGGAAGCTATCGCTAAAACTCCCTTACCGTGACACGCTTCTAGGTAGCTAGAAGTCAGCTGGTTAGGGGCGGGGTGCTTAGCTCCCAGTAGATTCTATAGTGCTTAGTTCTAGCCATTTAGACCAGTACTGACAAAATAAGAAACCGAGAACTACGCACTTTCTCCGTGCTGTTGGCTATctcctctctgattggctgatgGTGCAGATATGGATAAATCTTATTGGACACGTCCGAAGTTTTGAAAACCCCGCGCGCTCTGAGAAGAGCGCCCATCCTTTTCTCTGATTTGATTGATCACAAAAACTGTCGTCACCAACGACCCGATCCTTGAAACGCTCGCTCCCTGAAGGATCCTGACTTTCCTATTTCCAGCCCCATTCCTCTAAAGCACTCGTCTTTCAAATACTTTCCCCCaactattagagagacaaggtgggtaagataaTATCTTTAAGCTTGTCTCTCCTACCAGTGGAACTTGGTACAacataagatattacctcacccacgttgtcCTTACAttctgggaccgacacggctacaagAAGACTGAATTTCCCATCCCAATTGCATCGTTATTGCTCAATTCCGACAGTTCCTGGCGCCCACTTCctgaaaactattttgttttgtgtgtgtgtgtacttgtctcactgtttcttttTCAGACTGACCTATTTATGACTCCTGAACACTAGTCCCAGGGAACAAGCAGGGCGATAGaccagggtggttttttttgtttgtttaattttttttaatgtattcacATTTCCAATCTTGTATTAATTCGAGATGATTTAAAGGTGAGGACGAGCTAAATTCCTTTCCCCTCAGATTGATTACGTATGCAATCCAGAACCCACCAATTCTTCTCTTTACGTTTAAAGTGTAGATAAAGGACAGATGGAGAATGTACCTGGATTCATTTACAATACTTCCATAAACTGTTTCCTCGTATTTTTCTTACTTCCCAGCACAAATGTACCCTAGAACCAAGACGCTTCTTCGGTTTTTACTGTATTGGATTAAACAATTTCCCTGTTTGTTATTGCTGTAAACAATGCCAGCTATTTCAAGTGCAACGTAATAGTTCATCAAGAGTTTTGAGTTAACTTGAGAATGTGTGATTTAAACAAGAGTTATTACATCATTGACTATTTCATCTGCGGAAAGTCTTATCAGGCAAACTGACAGTTAAATAACGCAAAACGGACAAAAGTAGTAAGGAGCATTTATATGGATACTGAATGCCCCCCTTCAACAGAAAGATAAGTAAAAGAAAGCAGTAACAAAGGATATTTATAACATACTTTTACTTTCATCATTTGAGTATTGTATACAGTAAATTTTATTCTTATTTCTTGTATTTACGTGGATTTTGGTTCCTCAATAggacaatacatttttaaactagAGTAATTGCAATTAATGTATTTCCAGCATCAATAACTAACACCAAAACTAAAAACGCAGAATAAAATACATGTGTTAAAACAACACAATGCATGGTTTAGTGCCAAAGCTCTTTTACAGAGTAAGTGGGCGGCTCTGAAAAGAGCCTTTGAGTTACAGATGTTATCATTCATATATCTTTACTTAGAGCTTGTGTACTTGGTAACAGCCTTTGTACCCTCAGACACAGCGTGTTTGGCCAACTCCCCCGGCAAAAGCAGGCGCACAGCGGTCTGGATCTCTCGGGATGTGATGGTCGAACGCTTGTTGTAATGCGCCAGACGAGACGCTTCCCCAGCGATACGTTCGAAAATGTCGTTTACAAAGGAGTTCATAATGCCCATGGCCTTAGAGGAAATGCCGGTGTCCGGGTGAACTTGCTTCAACACTTTGTACACGTAAATTGAGTAACTTTCCTTCCTAGTTTTTCTACGTTTTTTATCTCCCTTCTTCTGGGTCTTAGTAACAGCCTTCTTAGAACCCTTCTTAGGAGCAGGAGCAGATTTCGCCGGCTCAGGCATTTTAACAGTTAAGTGTACCCTCCAACCCGACAACGACAACAACAAAATCAGCAAAAAAAAAGCCGTTCCTTCCTGTATTTATAGGTTTGCTATGCAAATGAGCAGCCTCTGTTTTCTAGTTTTCTATTGGCAGTTGGATTCAACATATGGTTTCGCTTTTTATGCTGCAATTGGTCAATGTGAGATCCTCGTCTTCATTGGTTGCTCAGAGAGTGACATTTTTCAACCAATCATGATTCACTAATCCGTCCAGGAGAGGGGATAAAAGAGCAAGAATCGTTGCGTCATTATGCTTTTTCCATTTGTGTTTTTGTGAACGGTGGTTCCTGTGGTGAAGAAGAGTTGCGATGTCGGGCCGAGGGAAACAAGGCGGCAAAGTGAGGGCTAAGGCAAAGTCTCGTTCATCGCGGGCCGGCTTGCAGTTTCCGGTTGGCCGTGTTCATCGGCTTCTCCGGAAGGGTAATTATGCTGAGCGAGTTGGAGCTGGAGCCCCTGTCTATATGGCGGCTGTCTTAGAATATCTGACCGCTGAGATTCTTGAGTTGGCTGGTAACGCTGCTCGGGATAACAAAAAAACCAGAATCATCCCCCGCCATCTGCAGCTCGCCATCCGTAACGACGAGGAGCTCAACAAGCTACTGGGGAAAGTCACGATCGCTCAAGGGGGTGTCCTGCCCAACATCCAGGCTGTGCTGCTGCCTAAGAAAACCGAAAGTCATAAAGCCAAGAGCAAGTAAAAGTGTCTTAGACAAAACGAGATAACCGAATCTGtgcttaaaataattttaaaaaataacccaaaGGCTCTTTTCAGAGCCACCCACAGGATCAGAAAAGAGCTAAATTATTTTGTCTTACGGATTTAATAAAGTGAGTACGCTTTCTATTTTTAACTTAATCATTTTGCTGCAGTTTTTCTCTTAGGGTTCCCCACGTTCTGCATGAAGGAATAAACCTTTCGAATTACCAGTAGCTGTATTGCAATGAATTTCTAGGTGTTATCGATATAATTTACTATATCTATTCTTCGTTTTCGAAGAACAAATTTTTAATTTAAGATTGTGGTAGTTTagtatatgacaggtttcagagtagcagctgtgttagtctgtatccgtaaaaagaaaaggagtacttgtggccccttagagactaacaaatatatggAAACGAAAAGTAAATCGTAAAACCTCACTTCTGCTATGCTCCGTATTTAACTCATCTCCCCAGTATTTTAATTGTGGTGTCGTTCTGCCTGTCTCTTACAAATGTATCACCTTCAAGGTCATTCCGAAAAAGGACCCTTAGAGACGTGAATGAATTTAGAGGATTGGCTGAAACACAAGCACAGTAAGAGGTGGATGTATACAATAAAAAGGACAAAAAGTATCAAAATCCATGTATTACTGACATTCATAGATCTCTTTGTGGTGTTTGTGCTCTGATTTAAGGGAATAAAGCTTTCCTGCGACGTAATTTAGATTTATTTGGAAATGAACAAATGAAACCCAGAGGTGCGGTGTGTTAAACCAAACTAGCTCCTCAAATCACCGAGACTGGGCGATGAAGCGTTGAATGTAGAGGAAAAACCCCTAGAGAAAATGAGCTGCCATCGGCCGTGCTTATCAATTGCTGTACTGGGCGGGCTTTTCAAACCTGCCAGCCGTTTTCATTTCCCTGGCAGTCAGCTGCGTTTTGtatttcttccttctctcccgTTCCTCCCAATCAACAGCTGCGCTTTCCATTTTTCTTCATTCTCTCCTTTAACCTTCTGTACTGGGATCAAGGCCCTCTAAAGAGTACGCCCTGCAGAACTGAGTTAAGAGGTTCTCAGAGATTTAGATTTCCCATCTCACATGTCCTGAGCGCGGCTGTTTCGTTGCAGTAGAGTGCCGAGGTTGCCATGTGGTTCCCTGGTTATGTAGAGGGCgatggcggcggggggggggggggcggttcctAGTTTTGTGGGCAGCACAGAGGCCCATAATGAGCCAATACATCGGTGTTTTCTGCGTCGATTCCCCTCCTATACCACGGCTGCAGTCCCCAGGGATCAAAGTGCCTCCCTCAGCCCAAGTGAGCCACAGCAC carries:
- the LOC102936290 gene encoding histone H2A.J translates to MSGRGKQGGKVRAKAKSRSSRAGLQFPVGRVHRLLRKGNYAERVGAGAPVYMAAVLEYLTAEILELAGNAARDNKKTRIIPRHLQLAIRNDEELNKLLGKVTIAQGGVLPNIQAVLLPKKTESHKAKSK
- the LOC102935830 gene encoding histone H1, with translation MSETAPVAAPAVSAPGAKTSTKKPKKAAGGSKARKPPGPSVTELITKAVSASKERKGLSLAALKKLLAAGGYDVEKNNSRIKVGLKSLVSKGVLVQTKGTGASGSFKLNKKPGEIKEKAPKKKPAAKPKKAAAKKPASAAKKPKKAAVAKKSPKKVKKPAGSAVKKAAKSPKKVKAAKSKKAPKSPAKAVKPKAAKPKPTKAKTAKAKRAAPKK
- the LOC102936056 gene encoding histone H2B 8, translated to MPEPAKSAPAPKKGSKKAVTKTQKKGDKKRRKTRKESYSIYVYKVLKQVHPDTGISSKAMGIMNSFVNDIFERIAGEASRLAHYNKRSTITSREIQTAVRLLLPGELAKHAVSEGTKAVTKYTSSK